The proteins below come from a single Cottoperca gobio chromosome 11, fCotGob3.1, whole genome shotgun sequence genomic window:
- the sgo1 gene encoding shugoshin 1 isoform X1, whose translation MVKERAQKKSYQQSLTDIKEKMKEKRNKRLASASAPSRGRSKMITKSSVVHSTHTLLKGVQLNNKELAVALEAEKGKARHANAVILQLKREQQALFLHLLLLKRKLKEQEALAMSASETFRHPNILVEPKHHVDSPRTTRTSQNLDKLIGCKASPICADPQPSEKNAEKQVDLPSTVGVRRRHADRKSRRRSERVQEKCLLSQGDHVAGLGTICSDVETPNQPQQGAEPDIADPVDNEEFQHSTPEPVPPKNNHQRAGRKRAQQQPRTKPEPAAQKPERGRKPDRAPLKKPWENPKRRTRSKSRDRSATRAKTAPPSQGNKLNTSLGFNDTFDFDCEGTVHVTPFKAKAEDNQPSTVVSEETRQTEASPAVSKQNESSESSPSSESEDSLYVPQKSRCRQSSPDKTKGITTRRGRASKVARQKENIPPKQEISVFRNEVSSPKAVEPEEEEAHPSPDSSFSNSPDAAMLRQETHHEPHRGVIEKDYLLPVSPLVEVEMLRIDNVLSNFGDSSGEAPALLPHKTPQRVKTCKKRGFGVRTAGRGLSLCDVTNLSPAAYRTLSCVGSRTSDARCSTPVPARKRRCTMVVDYKEPTINAKLRRGDKFTDLQFLRSPIFKQKSGRRSVQKSRNTISREKKYIESFVGLM comes from the exons ATGGTGAAAGAACGGGCTCAGAAGAAGTCCTACCAGCAGAGTCTGACGGACATAAAGGAGAAaatgaaggaaaagaggaaCAAACGGCTGGCTAGTGCTTCAGCTCCCAGCAGAGGACGGTCCAAAATGATAACCAAAAGCAGTG TGGTCCACTCTACCCACACCCTCCTGAAGGGTGTCCAGCTAAACAACAAAGAGCTAGCTGTCGCCCTGGAAGCTGAAAAGGGAAAAGCGAGACATGCCAATGCTGTGATCCTGCAGCTGAAAAGGGAGCAACAAGCTCTATTCCTTCACCTACTTCTGCTCAAGAGGAAGCTCAAAGAGCAGGAGGCTCTGGCAATGAGTGCTTCAGAG ACCTTCAGACATCCAAACATCCTTGTTGAACCCAAACACCATGTGGATTCGCCAag GACAACGCGGACCAGCCAGAACCTTGATAAGCTCATTGGGTGCAAAGCCTCACCAATCTGTGCAG ACCCTCAGCCCTCTGAAAAGAATGCTGAAAAGCAGGTTGACCTACCATCTACAGTGGGTGTGAGGCGTCGCCATGCAGATAGAAAAAGCAGGAGGAGGTCGGAGCGTGTGCAAGAAAAGTGCTTGTTGAGTCAGGGGGACCACGTCGCAGGCTTGGGGACTATTTGCAGTGATGTTGAAACCCCGAATCAGCCACAGCAAGGAGCAGAACCAGATATAGCCGACCCTGTTGACAATGAGGAGTTTCAGCATTCTACTCCAGAACCTGTCCCACCCAAAAACAACCATCAGCGGGCCGGCAGGAAAAGAGCCCAGCAGCAGCCCCGCACCAAACCAGAACCTGCTGCACAGAAGCCAGAGAGAGGCCGCAAACCAGACCGTGCCCCATTAAAGAAACCATGGGAGAATCCCAAACGCAGAACTCGCTCCAAGAGTCGGGACCGGTCAGCCACACGGGCCAAAACAGCACCTCCATCACAGGGAAATAAGCTCAACACCTCACTGGGATTTAATGACACGTTTGACTTTGACTGTGAAGGGACGGTTCACGTCACACCGTTCAAGGCCAAGGCGGAGGACAATCAGCCATCCACAGTCGTCAGCGAAGAGACTCGGCAAACGGAAGCTTCACCTGCGGTTTCCAAACAGAATGAATCCAGCGAGTCGTCACCATCTTCTGAGTCGGAGGACAGCCTTTATGTCCCTCAGAAGAGCAGATGCAGACAGAGTTCCCCCGACAAGACCAAAGGGATCACCACACGCAGAGGCCGGGCCTCCAAAGTCGCCAGACAGAAGGAAAACATCCCCCCAAAACAGGAGATCTCTG TCTTTAGAAACGAGGTGTCGAGTCCTAAGGCTGTAGAgcctgaagaggaagaagctcATCCCTCCCCTGACTCGAGCTTCTCTAACAGCCCTGACGCAGCGATGTTGAGACAGGAAACTCACCACG AGCCTCACAGAGGAGTTATTGAGAAGGACTATTTGCTGCCCGTCAGCCCTCTGGTCGAAGTGGAGATGCTGAGAATAGACAACGTCCTGTCCAATTTTGGAGATTCCTCCGGTGAAGCTCCTGCTCTTTTACCCCACAAAACACCCCAGAGGGTCAAGACGTGCAAGAAAC GTGGGTTTGGTGTAAGGACAGCAGGGCGGGGCTTGAGTCTGTGTGATGTGACAAATCTGTCCCCTGCAGCCTATCGCACGCTCTCCTGTGTTGGTTCACGGACCTCCGATGCCCGATGCTCCACCCCTGTTCCTGCTCGCAAGCGGCGCTGCACCATGGTGGTGGACTACAAGGAACCCACGATAAATGC GAAACTTCGGCGTGGAGACAAGTTCACAGACTTGCAGTTCCTCCGCTCTCCTATTTTCAAGCAGAAGTCTGGCAGGAGGTCTGTGCAGAAATCAAGGAATACCATTAGCagagaaaagaaatacattgaGTCATTTGTTGGATTAAtgtga
- the sgo1 gene encoding shugoshin 1 isoform X2, translating to MVKERAQKKSYQQSLTDIKEKMKEKRNKRLASASAPSRGRSKMITKSSVVHSTHTLLKGVQLNNKELAVALEAEKGKARHANAVILQLKREQQALFLHLLLLKRKLKEQEALAMSASETFRHPNILVEPKHHVDSPRTTRTSQNLDKLIGCKASPICADPQPSEKNAEKQVDLPSTVGVRRRHADRKSRRRSERVQEKCLLSQGDHVAGLGTICSDVETPNQPQQGAEPDIADPVDNEEFQHSTPEPVPPKNNHQRAGRKRAQQQPRTKPEPAAQKPERGRKPDRAPLKKPWENPKRRTRSKSRDRSATRAKTAPPSQGNKLNTSLGFNDTFDFDCEGTVHVTPFKAKAEDNQPSTVVSEETRQTEASPAVSKQNESSESSPSSESEDSLYVPQKSRCRQSSPDKTKGITTRRGRASKVARQKENIPPKQEISVFRNEVSSPKAVEPEEEEAHPSPDSSFSNSPDAAMLRQETHHEPHRGVIEKDYLLPVSPLVEVEMLRIDNVLSNFGDSSGEAPALLPHKTPQRVKTCKKPYRTLSCVGSRTSDARCSTPVPARKRRCTMVVDYKEPTINAKLRRGDKFTDLQFLRSPIFKQKSGRRSVQKSRNTISREKKYIESFVGLM from the exons ATGGTGAAAGAACGGGCTCAGAAGAAGTCCTACCAGCAGAGTCTGACGGACATAAAGGAGAAaatgaaggaaaagaggaaCAAACGGCTGGCTAGTGCTTCAGCTCCCAGCAGAGGACGGTCCAAAATGATAACCAAAAGCAGTG TGGTCCACTCTACCCACACCCTCCTGAAGGGTGTCCAGCTAAACAACAAAGAGCTAGCTGTCGCCCTGGAAGCTGAAAAGGGAAAAGCGAGACATGCCAATGCTGTGATCCTGCAGCTGAAAAGGGAGCAACAAGCTCTATTCCTTCACCTACTTCTGCTCAAGAGGAAGCTCAAAGAGCAGGAGGCTCTGGCAATGAGTGCTTCAGAG ACCTTCAGACATCCAAACATCCTTGTTGAACCCAAACACCATGTGGATTCGCCAag GACAACGCGGACCAGCCAGAACCTTGATAAGCTCATTGGGTGCAAAGCCTCACCAATCTGTGCAG ACCCTCAGCCCTCTGAAAAGAATGCTGAAAAGCAGGTTGACCTACCATCTACAGTGGGTGTGAGGCGTCGCCATGCAGATAGAAAAAGCAGGAGGAGGTCGGAGCGTGTGCAAGAAAAGTGCTTGTTGAGTCAGGGGGACCACGTCGCAGGCTTGGGGACTATTTGCAGTGATGTTGAAACCCCGAATCAGCCACAGCAAGGAGCAGAACCAGATATAGCCGACCCTGTTGACAATGAGGAGTTTCAGCATTCTACTCCAGAACCTGTCCCACCCAAAAACAACCATCAGCGGGCCGGCAGGAAAAGAGCCCAGCAGCAGCCCCGCACCAAACCAGAACCTGCTGCACAGAAGCCAGAGAGAGGCCGCAAACCAGACCGTGCCCCATTAAAGAAACCATGGGAGAATCCCAAACGCAGAACTCGCTCCAAGAGTCGGGACCGGTCAGCCACACGGGCCAAAACAGCACCTCCATCACAGGGAAATAAGCTCAACACCTCACTGGGATTTAATGACACGTTTGACTTTGACTGTGAAGGGACGGTTCACGTCACACCGTTCAAGGCCAAGGCGGAGGACAATCAGCCATCCACAGTCGTCAGCGAAGAGACTCGGCAAACGGAAGCTTCACCTGCGGTTTCCAAACAGAATGAATCCAGCGAGTCGTCACCATCTTCTGAGTCGGAGGACAGCCTTTATGTCCCTCAGAAGAGCAGATGCAGACAGAGTTCCCCCGACAAGACCAAAGGGATCACCACACGCAGAGGCCGGGCCTCCAAAGTCGCCAGACAGAAGGAAAACATCCCCCCAAAACAGGAGATCTCTG TCTTTAGAAACGAGGTGTCGAGTCCTAAGGCTGTAGAgcctgaagaggaagaagctcATCCCTCCCCTGACTCGAGCTTCTCTAACAGCCCTGACGCAGCGATGTTGAGACAGGAAACTCACCACG AGCCTCACAGAGGAGTTATTGAGAAGGACTATTTGCTGCCCGTCAGCCCTCTGGTCGAAGTGGAGATGCTGAGAATAGACAACGTCCTGTCCAATTTTGGAGATTCCTCCGGTGAAGCTCCTGCTCTTTTACCCCACAAAACACCCCAGAGGGTCAAGACGTGCAAGAAAC CCTATCGCACGCTCTCCTGTGTTGGTTCACGGACCTCCGATGCCCGATGCTCCACCCCTGTTCCTGCTCGCAAGCGGCGCTGCACCATGGTGGTGGACTACAAGGAACCCACGATAAATGC GAAACTTCGGCGTGGAGACAAGTTCACAGACTTGCAGTTCCTCCGCTCTCCTATTTTCAAGCAGAAGTCTGGCAGGAGGTCTGTGCAGAAATCAAGGAATACCATTAGCagagaaaagaaatacattgaGTCATTTGTTGGATTAAtgtga